In Thermococcus camini, a genomic segment contains:
- a CDS encoding energy-coupling factor ABC transporter permease — protein sequence MHIPDGLLSTPVIVITYAITIAGIAYAVRKLRNFPEEKIPLLGLFAAGIFAAQMVNFPIIGGVSGHLLGATLVAIMLGPYAAVIVMTAVLLIQTLLFGDGGITAIGANILNMGLIGAFIGYGVYTKLKDISETFAMSFAAWLSVVLGASLASLEIGLSHSLPFFKVLTLMIAYHSIIGIGEAILTVLIVHAVRAKLPSIEGVPA from the coding sequence TTGCATATCCCGGATGGACTGTTGAGTACACCCGTTATAGTCATAACCTACGCAATAACGATAGCCGGGATAGCCTACGCGGTGAGGAAGCTCAGGAACTTCCCGGAGGAGAAGATACCGCTCCTGGGCCTCTTCGCGGCCGGAATCTTCGCGGCTCAGATGGTCAACTTCCCGATAATAGGAGGAGTAAGCGGACATCTGCTAGGAGCAACGCTGGTTGCCATAATGCTCGGACCCTACGCGGCGGTAATAGTCATGACGGCAGTTCTGCTCATACAAACGCTCCTCTTCGGGGACGGAGGAATAACGGCAATCGGCGCAAACATCCTCAACATGGGGCTTATTGGAGCGTTCATAGGCTACGGGGTTTACACGAAGCTCAAGGACATCAGCGAGACCTTTGCAATGAGCTTTGCCGCATGGCTCTCCGTTGTTTTGGGGGCGAGTCTCGCCTCGCTCGAGATAGGCCTCAGCCACAGCCTTCCGTTCTTCAAAGTCCTCACCCTGATGATTGCCTATCACTCGATAATCGGAATTGGCGAGGCGATACTCACCGTCCTGATAGTCCACGCCGTAAGGGCAAAGCTTCCATCGATTGAGGGGGTGCCTGCATGA
- a CDS encoding proteasome assembly chaperone family protein, with the protein MKESVIHVYERPHLRDPVFIEGLPGIGLVGKLAAEHLIQELNAVKFAELYSPHFMHQVLIKKNSVVELMKNEFYCWKNPDENGRDIIIITGDQQVPPTDSPGHFEVVGKMLDFVNEFGVREIITMGGYQVPELQGEPRVLAAVTHEELVEYYQRKLEGCGIEVIWREDEGGAIVGAAGLLLGMGKLRSMYGISLLGESLGYIVDAKAAKSVLLAVTKILGLELDMTALEERAKETEEILRKVQEMQRAMLEQQMPPAPEEEDRGYL; encoded by the coding sequence ATGAAAGAATCCGTTATCCACGTGTATGAGAGGCCCCATCTCAGGGATCCCGTATTCATCGAAGGGCTCCCCGGTATAGGCCTCGTCGGGAAATTGGCTGCCGAACACCTGATCCAGGAGCTCAACGCGGTCAAGTTCGCGGAACTCTACTCGCCGCACTTTATGCACCAGGTTCTCATCAAGAAGAACTCCGTGGTTGAGCTTATGAAGAACGAGTTCTACTGCTGGAAGAACCCAGACGAAAACGGCAGGGACATCATAATCATCACCGGCGACCAGCAGGTTCCGCCCACGGACAGTCCCGGCCACTTCGAGGTCGTCGGAAAGATGCTGGACTTCGTCAACGAGTTCGGTGTCCGCGAAATAATCACGATGGGCGGCTACCAGGTGCCCGAGCTCCAGGGGGAGCCGAGGGTTTTAGCGGCGGTAACCCACGAGGAGCTGGTAGAGTATTACCAGAGAAAGCTGGAAGGCTGTGGCATCGAGGTTATCTGGCGCGAGGACGAAGGGGGGGCAATAGTCGGCGCCGCTGGACTGCTCCTCGGCATGGGTAAGCTCCGCTCGATGTACGGGATAAGCCTTCTCGGCGAGAGCCTTGGTTACATCGTTGATGCCAAAGCCGCAAAGTCTGTCCTTCTGGCGGTAACCAAAATCCTCGGTCTTGAGCTGGACATGACTGCCCTCGAAGAGCGCGCCAAGGAGACGGAGGAAATACTCAGGAAGGTCCAGGAGATGCAGAGGGCCATGCTGGAGCAGCAGATGCCTCCCGCCCCGGAGGAGGAAGACAGGGGCTACCTCTGA
- a CDS encoding RNA-protein complex protein Nop10: MHFRIRKCPECGRYTLKETCPLCGAKTKVAHPPRFSPEDPYGEYRRRLKREQLGITGRD, encoded by the coding sequence ATGCACTTCCGCATAAGGAAGTGCCCAGAGTGCGGGCGCTACACCCTCAAGGAAACCTGCCCCCTCTGCGGGGCTAAAACAAAGGTAGCCCACCCGCCGCGCTTCTCACCGGAGGATCCGTACGGTGAGTACAGGAGAAGGCTGAAGCGCGAGCAGCTGGGCATTACCGGGAGGGATTGA
- a CDS encoding translation initiation factor IF-2 subunit alpha, with product MPRKAKEYPEEGEFVVATVKSIHPYGAFLKLDEYPGKEGFMHISEVASTWVKNIRDHVKEGQKIVAKVIRVDPSKGHIDLSLKRVNQQQRKAKLQEYKRAQKAENLLKMAAEKIGKDFDTAWKEVWVPLEEEYGEVYAAFEDAAQNGMDVLKGIISDEWVEALKPIIEAYVEIPTVTIDAEFEITVPKPDGIEIIREALIRARDRANEEKEIDVKFSYQGAPRYRIDITAPDYYKAEEVLENIAEEILRVIKEAGGEATLIRKEKRIKKVKKRGS from the coding sequence ATGCCGAGGAAAGCCAAAGAGTACCCCGAAGAGGGAGAGTTCGTGGTTGCTACCGTCAAGAGCATTCACCCTTACGGTGCATTTCTCAAGCTCGACGAGTACCCCGGAAAGGAGGGATTCATGCACATAAGCGAGGTCGCATCAACATGGGTCAAGAACATCAGGGACCACGTTAAAGAGGGCCAGAAGATAGTCGCCAAGGTTATACGCGTTGACCCGAGCAAGGGGCACATTGACCTTAGCCTCAAGAGGGTGAACCAGCAGCAGAGGAAGGCCAAGCTCCAGGAGTACAAGCGCGCCCAGAAAGCGGAGAACCTCCTCAAGATGGCGGCGGAGAAGATAGGAAAGGACTTCGACACTGCATGGAAAGAGGTCTGGGTCCCCCTCGAGGAGGAGTACGGAGAAGTCTATGCCGCCTTTGAAGACGCCGCCCAGAACGGCATGGACGTCCTCAAGGGCATCATCAGCGACGAGTGGGTGGAGGCCCTGAAGCCGATAATCGAGGCCTACGTCGAGATTCCGACCGTCACGATCGACGCGGAGTTCGAGATAACGGTTCCGAAGCCCGACGGCATCGAGATAATCAGGGAAGCCCTCATAAGGGCCCGCGACAGGGCCAACGAGGAGAAGGAGATAGACGTCAAGTTTTCCTATCAGGGAGCGCCGAGATACAGGATAGACATCACCGCCCCGGACTACTACAAGGCCGAGGAGGTCCTTGAGAACATAGCCGAGGAGATACTTCGCGTCATAAAGGAAGCGGGCGGCGAAGCGACGCTCATCAGGAAGGAGAAGCGCATTAAGAAGGTCAAAAAGAGGGGTTCATGA
- a CDS encoding 30S ribosomal protein S27e has protein sequence MALPKNLIPMPRSRFLRVKCIDCGNEQIVFSNPATTVRCLVCGATLVEPTGGKGVIKAKILEVLE, from the coding sequence ATGGCGCTCCCGAAGAACCTCATCCCGATGCCCAGGAGCAGGTTCCTCCGCGTCAAGTGCATAGACTGCGGCAACGAGCAGATAGTCTTCAGCAACCCGGCCACCACCGTCAGGTGCCTCGTCTGCGGTGCAACGCTCGTCGAGCCGACCGGAGGCAAGGGCGTCATCAAGGCCAAGATACTCGAGGTTCTCGAGTGA
- a CDS encoding 50S ribosomal protein L44e: MKYPKQIRTYCPYCKKHTIHKVEKVKKRPRSELSQGQRRFRRIMKGYRGFPRPNPAGREKPVKKLDLRFRCTVCGKAHTRGQGFRVKKFELVEV, translated from the coding sequence ATGAAGTATCCGAAGCAGATAAGGACTTACTGCCCCTACTGTAAGAAGCACACGATCCACAAGGTCGAGAAGGTCAAGAAGAGACCGAGGAGCGAGCTCAGCCAGGGTCAGAGGCGCTTCCGCAGGATCATGAAGGGTTACCGCGGTTTCCCGAGGCCGAACCCGGCCGGAAGGGAGAAGCCGGTCAAGAAGCTCGACCTCCGCTTCCGCTGCACCGTCTGCGGCAAGGCCCACACCAGGGGACAGGGCTTCCGCGTTAAGAAGTTCGAGCTGGTGGAGGTGTGA
- a CDS encoding HTH domain-containing protein, with protein sequence MAEVELVFKVLKEAGKPLKSKEIAELAGIDKKEVDKAIKVLKKEGKIISPKRCYYAPAE encoded by the coding sequence ATGGCAGAGGTTGAACTCGTTTTCAAAGTCCTAAAGGAAGCTGGAAAGCCCCTCAAGAGCAAGGAGATAGCCGAGCTCGCTGGAATCGATAAAAAGGAAGTGGACAAGGCCATAAAAGTGCTCAAAAAGGAGGGCAAGATAATATCTCCAAAGCGCTGCTACTATGCACCCGCCGAGTGA
- a CDS encoding lysine exporter LysO family protein: protein MRFLVYVLVALISGILTGHFYAPEFGNLYEVMLYLLILIIGIDLGQSFRLGEIRKLGKLAIKLPLGTLLGSILGGLVASLILGIELRWGLAVAAGCGWYSLAGPLIAQYSAVYGTLGFLANLTREIFTVLLYPVAIKRVRRELAVSMGGATTMDTTLPIMTKFGGGEVALIAFVHGFVLTALVPFVVPFILQF from the coding sequence ATGAGGTTTCTAGTCTACGTTCTGGTAGCTTTGATTTCAGGCATACTCACAGGCCACTTCTACGCCCCGGAATTCGGCAACCTCTACGAGGTCATGCTATATCTGCTTATACTGATAATCGGAATTGACTTGGGGCAGAGCTTTCGTCTAGGGGAGATCAGGAAACTCGGAAAGCTCGCCATAAAGCTGCCCCTCGGCACACTCCTGGGCTCAATCCTGGGCGGCCTCGTCGCTTCCCTGATTCTGGGGATAGAACTCAGGTGGGGGCTGGCCGTGGCGGCCGGCTGCGGCTGGTACAGCCTCGCCGGACCGCTGATCGCCCAGTACTCAGCAGTCTACGGCACCCTCGGCTTCCTTGCCAACCTCACCAGGGAGATATTCACTGTCCTGCTGTACCCCGTTGCTATCAAAAGGGTCCGAAGGGAGCTGGCGGTCTCCATGGGTGGCGCCACAACCATGGACACGACGCTGCCAATAATGACGAAGTTTGGAGGCGGCGAGGTCGCGCTTATAGCCTTCGTTCACGGCTTCGTCCTCACCGCACTGGTGCCCTTCGTTGTCCCATTTATCCTTCAATTCTAA
- a CDS encoding pyridoxal phosphate-dependent aminotransferase, whose amino-acid sequence MIRASERAMGIEYAIRDVVLPARELEKKGIKVIRLNIGDPGKYDFQPPKHMRDAYCKAIQDGHNYYGPSEGLPELREAIVERERKKNGVEVTPEDVRVTAAVTEALQFIFGALLNPGDNILVPSPSYPPYTGLVKFYGGIANEYLTVEENGWQPDIDDMRKKINERTRAIAVINPNNPTGALYEKKTIRAILDLAGEYDLPVISDEIYDLMTYEGKHVSPGSLTKDVPVIVMNGLSKVYFATGWRLGYFYYVDPENRLAEVREAIDKMARIRLCPNTPAQFAAIAGLTGPMDYLEEYMAKLKGRRDYIYKRLSEIPGISTTKPQGAFYIFPKIEERSKWKSDKDFVLDALHEAHVLFVHGSGFGYAGEWHFRIVFLPPVEILEEAMDNFEAFMRKRLAE is encoded by the coding sequence ATGATTCGTGCATCCGAAAGGGCTATGGGAATTGAGTACGCCATCAGAGATGTTGTTCTCCCTGCCAGGGAGCTTGAGAAGAAGGGAATAAAGGTCATCCGCCTCAACATAGGCGATCCGGGCAAATACGACTTCCAACCGCCGAAGCACATGAGGGACGCTTACTGTAAGGCCATTCAGGACGGCCACAACTACTATGGACCGAGCGAGGGACTTCCAGAGCTTAGGGAGGCTATAGTTGAGAGGGAGAGGAAGAAGAACGGCGTTGAGGTAACTCCCGAGGATGTTCGCGTTACCGCAGCTGTTACAGAGGCGCTGCAGTTCATATTCGGGGCCCTCCTCAACCCCGGGGACAACATCCTTGTTCCGAGTCCAAGCTATCCGCCTTACACTGGCCTCGTCAAGTTCTACGGCGGCATTGCCAACGAGTACCTTACCGTGGAGGAGAACGGCTGGCAGCCCGACATAGACGACATGAGGAAGAAAATCAACGAGAGAACTAGGGCAATAGCGGTTATCAACCCGAACAACCCAACAGGAGCGCTCTACGAGAAGAAGACGATTAGGGCGATACTCGACCTTGCCGGTGAATACGACCTGCCTGTGATAAGCGATGAGATATACGACCTCATGACCTACGAAGGAAAACACGTCTCTCCGGGCTCCCTCACCAAGGACGTCCCGGTTATAGTGATGAACGGTCTCTCCAAGGTTTACTTCGCCACAGGGTGGCGTCTCGGCTACTTCTACTACGTCGACCCCGAGAACAGGCTCGCCGAGGTCAGAGAGGCTATAGACAAGATGGCCAGGATAAGGCTGTGCCCCAACACCCCGGCCCAGTTCGCTGCCATAGCAGGCCTAACGGGCCCGATGGATTACCTTGAGGAGTACATGGCCAAGCTTAAGGGGAGGAGGGACTACATCTACAAGCGCCTAAGTGAGATTCCGGGGATAAGCACTACCAAGCCCCAGGGGGCGTTCTACATCTTCCCGAAGATTGAAGAGCGCTCGAAGTGGAAGAGCGACAAGGACTTCGTTCTGGATGCCCTCCATGAGGCCCACGTGCTCTTTGTCCACGGCTCCGGCTTCGGCTACGCCGGCGAGTGGCACTTCAGGATAGTTTTCCTACCGCCGGTCGAGATACTCGAAGAGGCCATGGACAACTTCGAGGCATTCATGAGGAAGAGGCTTGCGGAGTGA
- a CDS encoding MoaD/ThiS family protein — MIRVKVLGRGIEKEIEWTKGMKIADVLRGVGFNTESAIAKLNGRVALEDENVKDGDYVEVIPVVSGG; from the coding sequence ATGATCAGGGTCAAGGTCCTGGGAAGGGGAATCGAGAAAGAGATTGAATGGACGAAGGGCATGAAAATCGCGGACGTTCTCCGCGGGGTCGGCTTCAACACAGAAAGCGCGATAGCAAAGCTCAACGGAAGGGTCGCACTTGAAGACGAGAACGTGAAGGATGGCGACTACGTTGAGGTTATCCCGGTAGTTTCCGGCGGCTGA
- a CDS encoding Nre family DNA repair protein, with the protein MVELFNSKLCAVCKGRKLLCGRPTCPILERFSVARTVERKLNKRHLFGSSPPSIFVGEYGYPKVRIGPLVPPIEGNTSYLDNPLKWEDKTIRDILYYRSLLVMGETKADIHVRRSGRILGEVQELAMSVKPVDSEILLKKKPVLKILPSEFAPPVGPKAELLDFELTENPRIPRRTDYVVSDELKAEQAIMRLYNWGFDEYYIIRLLSAGLLGLDKRLVPTRWSITAVQDTIGKNLRREILHYPEINDYEVYFYRFLGNRYAVLLMPESYAFELLEVWLKGSLFGASEPSVIHDYEDFRGRREYVKETAGAYHAARLSVLEALRARRRQARAVVFREVTPEYYAPVGVWQIRLGVKKAMSNLIGRFETLNEALDAIKRRLEHPFEEYLRKSYILGSLARQKTLDEWLGKNLYRVEK; encoded by the coding sequence ATGGTCGAGCTCTTCAACTCAAAACTCTGTGCGGTATGCAAAGGCAGGAAGCTCCTCTGTGGCAGGCCAACCTGCCCTATTCTTGAGCGCTTCAGTGTAGCCCGCACCGTCGAAAGAAAACTGAACAAACGCCATCTCTTCGGCTCTTCCCCACCGAGTATCTTCGTCGGTGAGTACGGCTATCCCAAGGTTCGCATAGGTCCGCTCGTGCCACCGATCGAGGGAAACACGAGCTACCTCGATAATCCCCTGAAGTGGGAGGACAAAACGATTCGGGATATTCTATACTACCGCTCGCTTTTGGTTATGGGTGAGACCAAAGCTGATATTCACGTGAGGAGGAGCGGCAGAATCTTGGGAGAAGTCCAGGAGCTGGCCATGTCAGTAAAGCCAGTTGACAGCGAGATTTTGCTGAAGAAAAAGCCCGTTCTAAAGATTCTACCGAGCGAGTTCGCCCCGCCGGTAGGGCCGAAGGCGGAACTTTTAGATTTTGAACTCACGGAGAATCCTCGCATTCCGAGGAGGACAGACTACGTCGTTAGTGACGAGCTGAAGGCCGAGCAAGCTATAATGCGCCTGTACAATTGGGGCTTCGACGAGTACTATATCATAAGGCTTCTCTCCGCTGGTCTTCTGGGCCTGGACAAGAGGCTCGTCCCGACGAGGTGGAGCATCACCGCCGTTCAGGACACGATAGGAAAAAACCTCAGGCGTGAAATCCTTCATTACCCTGAAATAAACGACTACGAGGTCTACTTCTACCGATTCCTTGGCAACCGCTACGCCGTTCTGCTCATGCCCGAGAGCTACGCCTTTGAGCTTTTGGAGGTCTGGCTTAAGGGCTCTCTCTTCGGTGCGAGTGAGCCGAGTGTAATCCACGACTACGAGGACTTCCGCGGGAGGAGGGAGTACGTCAAGGAAACGGCCGGAGCCTACCACGCCGCCCGCTTGAGCGTTCTGGAGGCCCTGAGAGCAAGGCGGAGACAGGCTAGAGCGGTAGTCTTCCGCGAGGTCACCCCGGAATACTACGCCCCAGTCGGCGTGTGGCAGATTCGCCTTGGCGTCAAGAAGGCGATGAGCAATTTAATCGGACGCTTCGAGACGCTCAACGAGGCCCTCGATGCCATAAAGCGTCGCCTTGAGCACCCGTTCGAGGAGTACCTGCGGAAGAGCTACATCCTCGGAAGCCTCGCGAGGCAGAAGACTTTAGACGAGTGGCTCGGAAAGAATTTATACCGGGTTGAGAAATAG
- a CDS encoding alkaline phosphatase family protein, with product MRKKLSLISLDGNGVYNLKHMPFLSELAESGSFSVVDSIFPTLTDLVHTSVMTGVWPKNHGVVENGYYDRLTDRKVNFYDYEVAFNPHRVIKAPTIVDLLRQKGVRTASVSGYTMPPFSGTDVRIFPPFFANDKMYRQHGRDWRKDLWVLNSALYLYEECRPDLLLVHFASIDGMSHDHGPLSEGSLKALETVDTEVRALWERLKEEYAFIIFADHGQEEVHTWVNLRVYLRKHGIETLRVSSGGGVHVYLRDPNQAEEAFQVLRRAPGVGAVFFREDLEHLNTQNSGELIVSAKPGYWFCSHRMCRGIKGVSHWVKGMHGSMNEPVMKVPLILWGFERVKLDEPSLIDIAPTVLKFFGLEKPGNMVGKSLV from the coding sequence ATGAGAAAGAAGCTCTCGCTGATAAGCCTCGACGGGAATGGAGTCTACAACCTAAAGCACATGCCATTCCTGAGCGAGTTAGCTGAGAGTGGAAGTTTTAGTGTGGTTGACTCCATCTTTCCAACGCTGACCGACCTCGTCCACACCAGCGTGATGACGGGTGTCTGGCCGAAAAACCACGGCGTGGTGGAGAACGGCTACTACGACCGCTTAACGGACAGGAAGGTTAACTTCTACGACTACGAGGTGGCCTTCAACCCCCACAGGGTCATTAAGGCCCCGACCATCGTTGACCTGTTGCGGCAGAAGGGTGTTAGAACCGCCAGTGTCTCCGGTTACACCATGCCACCCTTCAGCGGAACCGACGTGAGGATCTTTCCCCCATTCTTCGCAAATGATAAGATGTACCGCCAGCACGGAAGGGACTGGCGAAAAGACCTCTGGGTTCTCAACTCTGCCCTCTACCTCTACGAGGAGTGCAGACCGGATCTGCTCCTCGTCCATTTCGCCTCGATTGACGGCATGAGCCATGACCATGGCCCCCTGAGTGAGGGTTCTCTAAAGGCCCTCGAGACAGTCGATACTGAAGTAAGAGCCCTCTGGGAAAGGCTGAAGGAAGAGTACGCCTTCATCATTTTCGCCGACCACGGGCAGGAAGAGGTTCACACGTGGGTGAACCTCAGGGTTTACCTGAGAAAGCACGGAATCGAGACGCTCCGCGTTTCCTCTGGCGGTGGGGTTCACGTTTATCTCAGAGATCCGAACCAGGCCGAGGAAGCCTTTCAGGTTCTGAGGAGAGCACCCGGCGTTGGTGCGGTTTTCTTCCGCGAGGATTTGGAGCACCTCAACACTCAGAACAGCGGCGAGCTGATAGTTTCTGCCAAGCCGGGCTACTGGTTCTGTTCCCACAGGATGTGCAGGGGAATAAAGGGGGTAAGCCACTGGGTTAAGGGAATGCACGGTTCGATGAACGAGCCGGTAATGAAGGTTCCGCTCATCCTTTGGGGCTTTGAGAGGGTGAAGCTTGACGAACCGAGCCTCATAGATATAGCACCGACGGTTTTGAAGTTTTTTGGCTTAGAAAAGCCGGGGAATATGGTGGGAAAAAGTCTAGTTTAA
- a CDS encoding type II toxin-antitoxin system VapC family toxin — translation MKAVLDSHAILVYINDEPAAEKVQEYLDLGKEGKVELYMNVVNIGEVYYVLSRQKGVDVANIAMALLKKEPITFIIADERLALMAGRIKAFHKLSYADAFAVATAIDLDAVLLTGDDEFRSVEDRVKIEWL, via the coding sequence ATGAAAGCTGTTTTGGACAGCCACGCAATTCTTGTTTATATAAACGACGAGCCTGCGGCCGAGAAGGTTCAAGAATACCTTGACCTCGGAAAGGAAGGAAAGGTTGAGCTGTACATGAACGTTGTTAATATAGGAGAAGTTTACTACGTCCTTTCAAGGCAAAAAGGTGTTGATGTGGCCAATATTGCGATGGCCCTTTTAAAGAAGGAGCCAATAACGTTCATCATCGCAGATGAAAGGCTCGCTTTAATGGCTGGCCGGATAAAGGCCTTTCACAAGTTGAGCTATGCAGATGCCTTCGCGGTAGCTACCGCAATAGATCTTGATGCGGTTCTTTTGACTGGCGACGATGAGTTCAGGAGCGTCGAGGACAGGGTTAAGATTGAGTGGCTCTGA
- a CDS encoding AbrB/MazE/SpoVT family DNA-binding domain-containing protein has product MTTVKVSSKGQIVLPKSIREKFGIKEGDELEVLDFGDEIVIVPIKKGMKLRGLVKFEKPAKEILREIRAEEEPED; this is encoded by the coding sequence ATGACTACTGTAAAAGTTTCCTCAAAGGGCCAGATAGTCTTACCTAAATCCATTCGAGAGAAGTTCGGCATCAAAGAGGGGGACGAGCTGGAGGTTCTCGACTTCGGGGACGAGATAGTGATAGTTCCAATAAAGAAAGGAATGAAACTTAGAGGCCTTGTGAAGTTCGAAAAACCAGCTAAGGAGATTCTAAGGGAGATTAGAGCGGAAGAGGAGCCGGAGGACTAA
- a CDS encoding FAD-dependent oxidoreductase, translated as MKKHSEYLIVGSGAGGATLARELSNAGKEVLIVEAGRREEHLGTLRDSLGYFDMTPYKTPSTSREGVILWRTIMAGGSTVVSCGNGTRCLQEDFKDLGIDLETEFREAEEEMKITPTPREVLSEASLNMLEASTDLGYTMEPMPKFVDFSRCIRCGCCVFGCAQGAKWTALEYLNDALSHGTEVIYETTVEEVVIEDGKVAGVRGRGKNGYVEVGADHVILAAGALATPVILQNSGLECAGKGLFIDAFVNVYGRAEGMHQVMEPAMALVDHEFHDDGGFILSPYINASRTVRFMEAGRRGFMMPTDKLVGIMVKTSDDPSGRVYPSGKVSKAITRDDRKRIDDGVAVAKEILEGIGADPSSFVVSKPEGAHVGGTATIGTVVDGYLETRVRNLHVCDASVLPHSPGMPPILTIVALAKWLGKALAH; from the coding sequence ATGAAAAAGCACTCTGAGTACTTGATTGTTGGTTCTGGGGCCGGTGGGGCTACCCTTGCGAGGGAGCTGAGTAATGCCGGGAAGGAGGTTCTGATCGTTGAGGCCGGCAGACGCGAGGAGCACCTGGGGACCCTCAGAGACTCTCTTGGTTACTTTGACATGACCCCCTATAAGACTCCGAGCACGTCCAGGGAGGGTGTCATTCTCTGGAGGACTATAATGGCTGGGGGCTCCACAGTGGTATCGTGCGGAAACGGAACCCGCTGTCTCCAGGAGGATTTCAAGGACCTTGGAATAGACCTGGAGACCGAGTTCCGGGAGGCGGAGGAGGAGATGAAGATCACCCCCACGCCCAGGGAGGTTCTCTCGGAGGCATCACTGAACATGCTCGAGGCCTCCACAGACCTCGGCTATACGATGGAGCCCATGCCGAAGTTCGTTGACTTTTCGAGGTGCATCCGCTGCGGCTGCTGCGTATTTGGGTGTGCCCAGGGGGCAAAATGGACTGCCCTTGAGTACCTGAACGATGCCCTTTCTCACGGTACCGAGGTAATCTACGAAACCACCGTTGAGGAAGTAGTGATAGAAGATGGAAAGGTTGCTGGAGTCAGGGGGCGCGGTAAAAACGGCTACGTTGAGGTGGGGGCAGACCACGTCATTCTCGCAGCCGGGGCGCTGGCAACGCCGGTAATACTCCAGAACTCCGGTCTGGAGTGCGCGGGAAAGGGTCTCTTCATCGATGCCTTTGTGAACGTTTACGGAAGGGCTGAGGGCATGCACCAAGTGATGGAACCGGCCATGGCGCTCGTTGACCACGAGTTCCACGACGATGGAGGCTTCATACTCTCCCCCTACATAAACGCGAGCAGGACGGTTAGGTTCATGGAGGCCGGCAGGAGGGGCTTTATGATGCCCACGGACAAACTGGTCGGCATCATGGTGAAGACCTCAGACGATCCTTCTGGGAGGGTTTACCCAAGCGGCAAGGTCTCGAAGGCGATTACAAGGGACGACAGGAAAAGGATCGACGATGGTGTCGCTGTGGCCAAGGAGATACTCGAGGGCATAGGGGCTGATCCAAGTTCCTTCGTCGTTTCCAAGCCAGAGGGAGCCCACGTGGGTGGAACCGCGACCATCGGAACCGTGGTTGATGGCTACCTTGAGACAAGGGTCAGAAACCTTCACGTCTGTGACGCCAGCGTTCTGCCGCATTCTCCGGGAATGCCGCCGATACTGACGATAGTGGCCCTCGCCAAGTGGCTCGGAAAAGCGCTAGCCCACTGA
- a CDS encoding 30S ribosomal protein S7: MAKAITERFYQPKELKVMGRWSVEDVVVNDPSLRPYINLEPRILPHSHGRHAKKSFGKANVHIVERLINKVMRSGASGHKVGGHFMRREHRSLMSKKMKAYEVVKEAFMIIERRTKQNPIQVLVRALENSSPREDTTTIAFGGIRYHMAVDVAPLRRLDIALKNLALGASAKCYRNKTSYAQALAEEIIAAANRDPKSFAYSKKEEIERIAQSSR, from the coding sequence ATGGCCAAGGCAATCACTGAGCGCTTTTACCAGCCTAAGGAGCTCAAGGTCATGGGCAGGTGGAGCGTTGAGGACGTCGTCGTGAACGACCCGTCCCTCAGGCCCTACATCAACCTGGAGCCGAGAATCCTCCCGCACAGCCACGGAAGGCACGCCAAGAAGTCCTTCGGCAAGGCCAACGTTCACATCGTTGAGCGCTTGATTAACAAGGTCATGCGCAGCGGTGCCAGCGGCCACAAGGTCGGTGGCCACTTCATGAGGAGAGAGCACCGCTCCCTCATGAGCAAGAAGATGAAAGCTTATGAGGTCGTTAAGGAGGCCTTCATGATCATCGAGCGCAGAACCAAGCAGAACCCGATACAGGTTCTCGTCAGGGCCCTTGAGAACTCCTCCCCGAGGGAAGACACCACCACCATCGCCTTCGGTGGAATCCGCTACCACATGGCCGTTGACGTTGCCCCGCTCAGGAGGCTCGACATAGCCCTCAAGAACCTCGCCCTCGGTGCGAGCGCCAAGTGCTACCGCAACAAGACCAGCTATGCCCAGGCCCTCGCCGAGGAGATAATCGCTGCCGCCAACAGGGACCCGAAGAGCTTCGCCTACAGCAAGAAGGAAGAGATCGAGAGGATCGCCCAGTCCTCACGCTGA